A single region of the Phyllostomus discolor isolate MPI-MPIP mPhyDis1 chromosome 14, mPhyDis1.pri.v3, whole genome shotgun sequence genome encodes:
- the SPRR1B gene encoding cornifin-B, with translation MSSHQQKQPCTTPPQLQQQQVKQPCQPPPQEPCVPQTKEPCHTKVPEPCHPKVPEPCHPKVPEPCHPKVPEPCHPKVPEPCHPKVPEPCHPKVPEPCPEPTVIPAPVQQTKQK, from the coding sequence ATGAGTTCTCACCAGCAGAAGCAGCCTTGCACCACACCCCCCCAGCTCCAGCAGCAGCAAGTGAAACAGCCCTGCCAACCTCCACCCCAGGAACCATGTGTCCCTCAAACCAAGGAGCCATGCCACACCAAGGTTCCTGAGCCATGCCACCCCAAGGTGCCAGAACCCTGTCACCCAAAGGTTCCTGAGCCATGCCACCCCAAGGTGCCAGAACCCTGTCACCCAAAGGTTCCTGAGCCATGCCACCCCAAGGTGCCAGAGCCCTGCCACCCTAAAGTTCCGGAGCCATGCCCAGAGCCAACAGTCATTCCAGCACCAGTTCAACAGACCAAGCAGAAGTAA